One window of Mediterraneibacter gnavus ATCC 29149 genomic DNA carries:
- a CDS encoding antirestriction protein ArdA, which translates to MIDDMAVYIANLGKYNEGYLVGAWFTFPIDEEDVKEKIGLNEQYEEYAIHDTDNFPIAIGEYVSIEELNEMYEIIEELPDYIVECLDEFISHYGTLEEVVEHKDDIYYYPDCETMTDVAYYYIDELQALGDIPPSLQNYIDYEAYGRDLDMGGCFIETSRGMCEIPY; encoded by the coding sequence ATGATTGATGATATGGCGGTTTATATTGCTAATCTTGGCAAATACAATGAGGGCTATTTAGTCGGTGCTTGGTTCACTTTTCCTATTGACGAGGAAGATGTGAAAGAAAAAATCGGCTTGAATGAACAGTATGAGGAATACGCAATCCATGATACCGACAACTTCCCCATTGCGATTGGCGAGTATGTTTCCATTGAAGAACTCAATGAGATGTATGAAATCATAGAGGAACTTCCTGACTATATCGTAGAGTGTCTGGACGAATTTATCAGCCACTACGGGACGCTGGAAGAAGTTGTGGAACACAAGGACGATATTTATTATTATCCCGACTGTGAAACCATGACAGACGTTGCCTACTACTACATAGACGAATTGCAGGCACTTGGGGACATTCCACCCAGCTTACAGAACTACATTGACTATGAAGCCTACGGGCGAGATTTGGATATGGGTGGTTGCTTTATTGAAACAAGCCGAGGTATGTGCGAGATACCATATTAA
- a CDS encoding FtsK/SpoIIIE domain-containing protein produces the protein MQKIFNKGHRIRASDKHLVYHFSIGTLLFVFVAVLLLLNIKQLMRTDWEHFSLLENGLTLSPYNFITILIATGVCALVVFLYYHFCYDSFKKLLHRQKLARMVLENKWYEADTVQDSGFFTDLQSRSREKIVWFPKIYYQMEKGLLHIRCEITLGKYQDQLLRLEDKLESGLYCELTDKTLHDGYIEYTLLYDMIANRITIDEVRAENGCLKLMKNLVWEYDALPHALIAGGTGGGKTYFLLTLIEALLHTNAVLYILDPKNADLADLGTVMGNVYHTKEEMIDCVNAFYEGMVQRSEEMKQHPNYKTGENYAYLGLPPCFLIFDEYVAFFEMLGTKESVGLLSQLKKIVMLGRQAGYFLIVACQRPDAKYFSDGIRDNFNFRVGLGRISELGYGMLFGSDVKKQFFQKRIKGRGYCDMGTSVISEFYTPLVPKGHDFLQTIGRLAQERQVMPEQQGKEDVIE, from the coding sequence ATGCAAAAGATTTTTAACAAAGGACACCGTATCAGAGCCAGCGACAAGCACCTTGTCTACCACTTTTCCATAGGAACGCTTCTGTTTGTATTCGTGGCGGTTCTCCTGCTACTGAATATCAAACAGCTCATGCGTACTGATTGGGAACATTTCAGCTTGTTAGAGAACGGCTTGACGCTTTCCCCTTACAACTTCATAACTATACTGATAGCGACTGGTGTTTGTGCATTGGTCGTTTTTCTGTATTACCACTTCTGTTACGATAGTTTCAAGAAGCTCCTGCACCGTCAAAAGCTGGCAAGAATGGTACTGGAAAATAAGTGGTATGAAGCCGATACCGTACAAGACAGCGGTTTTTTTACTGACCTGCAAAGCAGATCAAGGGAAAAAATCGTCTGGTTTCCAAAGATTTATTATCAAATGGAAAAGGGACTGCTTCATATCCGCTGTGAAATTACGCTGGGAAAATATCAAGACCAGCTTTTACGGTTAGAGGATAAATTGGAAAGTGGCTTATATTGTGAGCTGACCGACAAGACCCTGCATGACGGCTATATTGAATATACCCTGCTTTATGATATGATAGCGAACCGCATTACCATTGATGAAGTACGGGCAGAAAACGGCTGTCTGAAACTGATGAAAAATCTTGTCTGGGAATATGACGCACTCCCTCACGCTCTGATTGCTGGTGGAACGGGTGGCGGTAAAACTTATTTTCTGCTGACGCTTATTGAAGCCTTACTGCATACCAACGCTGTCCTTTACATCTTAGACCCGAAGAACGCTGACCTTGCAGACTTAGGGACAGTTATGGGAAATGTGTATCACACCAAAGAAGAAATGATTGATTGTGTCAATGCCTTTTATGAGGGAATGGTACAGCGAAGTGAGGAAATGAAGCAACACCCGAACTATAAGACGGGCGAAAACTACGCCTATCTGGGACTGCCACCCTGCTTTCTTATCTTTGATGAATATGTGGCATTTTTTGAAATGCTGGGGACAAAGGAAAGCGTGGGCTTGCTTAGCCAGTTAAAGAAAATCGTTATGTTAGGACGACAAGCAGGTTATTTCCTTATCGTTGCCTGCCAGCGTCCAGACGCAAAGTATTTCTCTGACGGTATCAGAGATAACTTCAATTTCCGTGTGGGACTTGGGCGTATCAGCGAATTAGGTTACGGTATGCTGTTCGGTTCAGATGTGAAAAAGCAGTTTTTCCAGAAGCGTATCAAGGGGCGTGGCTATTGTGATATGGGAACAAGCGTGATAAGCGAATTTTACACGCCTTTAGTCCCCAAAGGACATGATTTTTTACAAACAATCGGCAGGCTTGCACAAGAAAGACAAGTCATGCCAGAACAACAAGGAAAGGAAGATGTGATTGAATAA
- a CDS encoding conjugal transfer protein, protein MKKIKSYTGIWNVEKVLYAINDFNLPFPVTFTQITWFVITEFIIILFGDIPPLSMIEGAFLKYFGIPVALTWFMSQKTFDGKKPYSFLKSQITYALRPKITYAGKAVKLHKQTLNETITAVRSVNYVPDKIY, encoded by the coding sequence TTGAAAAAGATTAAATCTTATACGGGTATCTGGAACGTGGAAAAAGTCTTGTATGCAATCAATGACTTTAACTTACCCTTTCCCGTTACCTTTACACAGATTACATGGTTTGTGATTACGGAATTTATCATCATTCTGTTTGGGGATATTCCCCCACTTTCCATGATTGAGGGAGCATTTCTCAAATACTTTGGTATTCCCGTTGCTCTCACTTGGTTCATGTCGCAGAAAACCTTTGACGGAAAGAAGCCGTACAGCTTTTTGAAATCACAGATAACCTATGCCCTGCGACCTAAAATCACTTATGCAGGAAAAGCCGTAAAACTGCATAAGCAGACCTTGAATGAAACAATCACGGCAGTAAGGAGTGTGAACTATGTTCCCGATAAAATATATTGA
- a CDS encoding antirestriction protein ArdA, whose translation MQETRVLVETRGTTGKETTSYWFDLPIDVAEFEEKLGVGAESQDYRIIEKVLPFADEVHEHTSVYQLNELDFMYRQLSSDMQEEYTALLTVYENLEALYICRNVITVYPDCKSMIDVARQKLMNDPTFKHLSEDCQEYYFDFEAYASHLQEHGKFLVTEHGIFELPE comes from the coding sequence ATGCAGGAAACAAGGGTGCTGGTGGAAACGAGAGGAACAACTGGCAAAGAAACAACATCATACTGGTTCGACCTGCCGATAGATGTTGCAGAGTTTGAAGAAAAGTTAGGTGTCGGTGCAGAAAGTCAAGATTACCGCATTATCGAAAAGGTACTGCCCTTTGCTGATGAAGTCCACGAACATACAAGCGTGTACCAGCTCAACGAACTAGATTTTATGTACCGCCAGCTTTCAAGCGATATGCAGGAAGAATATACAGCACTTCTTACCGTGTATGAAAACTTAGAAGCACTTTATATTTGCAGAAACGTGATTACGGTTTATCCCGACTGCAAAAGCATGATAGATGTTGCAAGGCAAAAGCTGATGAATGACCCGACATTCAAGCATTTATCCGAGGACTGTCAAGAATATTACTTTGACTTTGAAGCCTATGCTTCTCACTTGCAGGAACACGGGAAATTTTTAGTAACAGAACACGGTATCTTTGAACTGCCAGAGTAG
- a CDS encoding DUF3789 domain-containing protein, with protein sequence MWILLKDFLLVSLGMGIGIVLMCILTVGKEADCEMKQLEEREDK encoded by the coding sequence ATGTGGATATTATTAAAAGACTTCCTGCTGGTATCTCTGGGAATGGGTATCGGCATAGTCTTGATGTGTATTTTGACTGTCGGCAAAGAAGCTGACTGTGAAATGAAACAATTAGAAGAAAGAGAGGACAAATAA
- a CDS encoding DUF6560 family protein, which yields MIRAIIFAVFVVPIISLVLDKTQKATKKEKFTNTVFVSHAYQTVCHICSLIMVGIAIALGLFMGFDNTVGHSVVFAIFVLLIEFCAWALKRHKVVIDGNNLRITPAVGRTREISFNDISRCTEKEQIGLKIFVGNKKICTVSCDCVGYKEFLEMLKEKNLL from the coding sequence ATGATAAGAGCTATTATATTTGCTGTATTCGTTGTCCCTATTATATCTCTCGTATTAGATAAGACACAAAAAGCAACTAAAAAAGAAAAATTCACAAATACTGTTTTTGTATCACACGCCTATCAAACAGTATGTCATATTTGTTCATTGATAATGGTAGGAATTGCAATAGCTTTAGGATTGTTCATGGGATTTGATAATACGGTGGGACACTCTGTTGTTTTTGCTATTTTTGTTCTATTGATTGAATTTTGTGCGTGGGCATTAAAAAGACATAAGGTAGTAATTGACGGAAATAATTTGCGTATTACTCCTGCTGTTGGAAGAACAAGAGAAATTTCATTTAATGATATTTCCCGTTGCACAGAAAAAGAGCAAATAGGATTGAAAATATTTGTAGGAAACAAAAAAATTTGTACAGTTTCTTGCGACTGTGTTGGATATAAAGAATTTCTTGAAATGTTAAAAGAGAAAAATTTACTCTAA
- a CDS encoding YdcP family protein has product MEMKYVVPDMVQSFGTLEFAGESEPVFERDKNNRRVLARRSYNLYSDVQKGENVVVEIPVQAGEKKFKYEQKVKLVNPKLYGRGYAIGDMGHTDYVLVADDIVAVEEK; this is encoded by the coding sequence ATGGAAATGAAATATGTCGTGCCAGATATGGTACAGTCTTTTGGAACTCTTGAATTTGCAGGCGAAAGTGAGCCAGTCTTTGAAAGAGATAAAAATAACCGCAGGGTCTTAGCAAGACGAAGCTATAACCTTTATTCTGACGTACAGAAAGGCGAAAATGTTGTGGTAGAAATTCCCGTGCAGGCTGGCGAAAAAAAGTTCAAGTATGAACAGAAAGTAAAACTTGTCAATCCGAAGTTATACGGCAGAGGTTATGCAATCGGGGATATGGGACATACCGATTATGTGTTAGTTGCTGATGATATTGTAGCAGTTGAAGAAAAGTAA
- a CDS encoding SrtB-anchored collagen-binding adhesin, translated as MKKMLKRLCTGFLALATVVTTLPTTPVHAESKQYWTESKERVGIVEKVMNDGSIGSTFNEGHLTVEGEDAYCIDINTDFRNGYKTRIDASTRMSADQISDVALSIEYVKQYTDSHSGISNNHAYLLRQLVVWQRLSVHLGWQCDNVRASYDEIPKATQDEVFSGARAFVKENKGRYECGGYIYSGEGQELGQFWAKLNIGNAKLKKATSNTSITDGNGNYSIAGATYGVFSDKNCTKQLATLTTDENGNTDVVEVKAGTVYIKELSAPAGYKVDKTIYSLKVEAGKTATLKVSDTPKVTDTLIELFKIDMETQKDNPQGNASLAGAEFTWKYYAGFYNKDNLPAEATRTWVTKTIAETDSDGSTHYITKFADAYKVSGDSFYMQDGKAVLPLGTLTVEETKAPNGYLLDGAYMQAGDKSEQIKDLYLTQITEDGDLAVLSGSNQFSVSDKVIRGGVKIQKRDLETGDTKPQGSATLKDTAFDIISLNDNAVLVEGKLYKKNEVVKTIRTDIEGIASTSADLLPYGNFRIVESEAPDGYLTDGAKPIDFTITENGKIVDLTDEAHSIYNQIKRGDIEGVKIGAGTHKRLADVPFRITSKTTGENHIVVTDDNGQFSTSSEWASHKHNTNAGKTSEDGVWFGTSEPDDSKGALPYDTYIIEEMRCDSNKGFELIPPFEIVVSRNNLVIDLGTLTDEYEKEISIHTTATSKDGEKTILAGKEVTIVDTVKLNGLTKGTKYQLKGWQMLKEENAELIIDGKRVENDYTFVADDEEMKVEISYIFNASALGGKNLVTFEELYDFSNPDEPVKVAEHKDIEDDGQTVLITERIIKIHTTATDKDGNKELEAGKEVTIIDTVTLEGLEVGTQYKLVGWQMLKKENAELLINGKRVESDYTFTADSETMKVEVAFTLDATSLDGKQLVTFEELYDLSNPDDPKKVTEHKDIEDKGQTITFKEKPKEPEKPETPPTPEKPNRPSDSPKTGDNTNLYGLLALLLTSGAGLAGIFFYKRRKMKKS; from the coding sequence ATGAAAAAGATGTTAAAACGATTGTGTACTGGCTTCTTAGCTCTTGCAACTGTCGTTACTACTTTACCGACGACACCCGTTCATGCAGAAAGCAAGCAATACTGGACGGAGTCAAAAGAGCGTGTCGGTATCGTTGAAAAAGTAATGAATGACGGTTCGATTGGTTCTACTTTTAACGAGGGACATTTGACCGTCGAGGGCGAGGACGCTTACTGTATCGACATTAACACAGATTTTAGGAATGGCTACAAGACCAGAATTGACGCAAGCACCCGTATGAGTGCCGACCAGATAAGCGACGTTGCCTTATCTATCGAATATGTGAAACAGTACACAGACAGCCACAGCGGAATAAGCAACAATCACGCCTACCTTTTAAGACAGCTTGTTGTCTGGCAGAGATTGAGCGTACATCTTGGCTGGCAATGCGACAACGTGAGAGCTTCTTATGATGAAATTCCAAAGGCAACGCAGGACGAAGTTTTCTCTGGTGCAAGAGCCTTTGTCAAAGAAAATAAAGGACGTTATGAATGTGGCGGTTATATCTACTCTGGCGAGGGGCAGGAATTGGGGCAATTCTGGGCGAAGTTAAATATCGGAAATGCGAAACTTAAAAAGGCTACCAGTAATACCAGCATTACAGACGGTAACGGGAATTACTCTATCGCTGGTGCAACATACGGTGTCTTTTCTGATAAGAACTGCACGAAACAGCTTGCCACTCTTACGACTGATGAAAACGGAAATACAGATGTTGTAGAGGTAAAAGCAGGCACAGTCTATATCAAGGAATTATCCGCACCAGCAGGATATAAAGTAGATAAAACTATATATTCCTTAAAAGTTGAAGCTGGAAAAACAGCGACTTTGAAAGTATCTGATACACCAAAAGTAACGGACACGTTGATTGAGCTTTTCAAGATTGATATGGAAACACAGAAAGACAATCCGCAGGGGAACGCTTCTCTAGCAGGTGCGGAATTTACATGGAAGTATTATGCAGGCTTCTATAATAAAGACAATCTCCCTGCCGAAGCTACTCGTACATGGGTTACAAAGACAATCGCTGAAACAGACAGCGACGGGTCAACCCACTACATCACAAAATTTGCGGACGCATACAAAGTATCTGGCGATAGCTTCTATATGCAGGACGGTAAAGCGGTTCTTCCACTTGGAACGCTAACCGTTGAAGAAACAAAAGCTCCAAACGGATACTTGTTAGACGGTGCATATATGCAGGCTGGCGATAAGTCCGAACAGATAAAAGACTTATACCTTACACAGATTACCGAGGACGGCGACCTTGCCGTATTATCTGGAAGTAACCAGTTTTCCGTATCAGATAAGGTTATCCGTGGCGGTGTGAAAATTCAGAAACGAGATTTAGAAACGGGCGATACCAAACCACAAGGAAGTGCAACTTTAAAAGATACTGCCTTTGACATCATTTCCTTAAATGATAATGCAGTATTGGTTGAGGGCAAGCTCTATAAGAAAAATGAAGTGGTAAAGACAATTCGTACCGATATTGAGGGTATCGCTTCTACTTCTGCTGACCTTTTACCTTATGGAAACTTCCGTATCGTTGAGAGCGAAGCACCAGACGGATATTTGACAGACGGTGCAAAACCGATTGATTTTACAATCACAGAAAATGGAAAAATCGTGGACTTAACCGACGAAGCCCATTCTATCTATAATCAGATTAAGCGTGGAGATATTGAGGGTGTAAAAATCGGTGCAGGCACACACAAGCGTCTTGCTGATGTTCCTTTTAGGATCACAAGCAAGACAACGGGCGAAAATCATATAGTTGTAACTGATGATAACGGGCAGTTTTCCACTTCTTCTGAATGGGCTTCGCATAAGCACAATACCAACGCAGGCAAGACCAGCGAGGACGGTGTGTGGTTTGGAACTTCTGAACCAGACGACAGCAAGGGTGCATTACCTTATGATACCTACATCATTGAAGAAATGCGTTGCGACAGTAACAAAGGCTTTGAACTTATCCCACCTTTTGAAATCGTGGTATCAAGAAATAACCTTGTGATTGATTTAGGAACGTTGACTGATGAATACGAAAAAGAAATCTCTATCCATACCACAGCGACCAGCAAGGACGGCGAAAAAACTATCCTTGCAGGAAAAGAGGTAACAATCGTTGATACTGTCAAATTAAACGGGCTTACAAAAGGCACAAAGTATCAGTTGAAAGGTTGGCAGATGTTAAAGGAAGAAAACGCCGAGCTTATCATTGACGGGAAACGTGTAGAAAACGATTATACCTTTGTCGCTGATGATGAAGAAATGAAAGTGGAAATTTCCTATATATTCAATGCGTCTGCTTTAGGTGGCAAGAACCTTGTTACCTTTGAAGAATTGTATGATTTCAGCAATCCAGACGAACCCGTGAAAGTTGCGGAGCATAAAGACATTGAGGACGACGGGCAGACCGTACTTATCACAGAGCGTATCATCAAAATTCATACGACTGCTACCGATAAGGACGGCAACAAAGAGCTTGAAGCTGGAAAAGAGGTAACAATCATTGATACCGTAACCTTAGAGGGCTTAGAAGTCGGTACACAGTACAAACTGGTGGGCTGGCAGATGTTGAAAAAAGAAAATGCCGAGCTTCTTATCAATGGGAAACGTGTGGAAAGTGATTACACTTTTACTGCTGACAGCGAAACTATGAAAGTGGAAGTTGCCTTTACCCTTGACGCTACTTCCCTTGACGGCAAACAGCTTGTAACTTTTGAAGAATTGTACGATTTAAGCAATCCAGACGATCCGAAGAAAGTTACCGAGCATAAGGATATTGAGGATAAGGGACAGACGATTACCTTTAAGGAAAAGCCAAAAGAACCAGAGAAACCCGAAACACCACCGACACCAGAAAAGCCAAACAGACCGAGCGACAGTCCCAAAACGGGCGATAACACAAACCTTTACGGACTGCTTGCACTTCTTTTGACCTCTGGTGCTGGACTGGCAGGTATCTTCTTCTACAAACGCCGTAAAATGAAAAAATCATAA
- a CDS encoding ATP-binding protein: MFPIKYIDNNLVWNKDNEVFAYYELIPYNYSFLSAEQKFIVHDSFRQLIAQSREGKIHALQIATESSIRSMQEQSKKLVTGKLKEVAYQKIDEQTEALVSMIGDNQVDYRFFLGFKLMVTEEQLNLKNIKKSAWLTFKEFLHEVNYTLMNDFVSMPNDEINRYMKMEKLLENKISRRFKVRRLEINDFGYLMEHLYGRDGIAYEDYEYQLPKKKLQKETLIKYYDLIRPTRCVIEESQRYLRLEHEDKESYVSYFTVNAIVGELDFPSSEIFYFQQQQFTFPVDTSMNVEIVENRKALTTVRNKKKELKDLDNHAYQAGSETSSNVVDALDSVDELETDLDQSKESMYKLSYVIRVSAPDLDELKRRCDEVKDFYDDLNVKLVRPAGDMLGLHSEFLPASKRYINDYVQYVKSDFLAGLGFGATQQLGETTGIYMGYSVDTGRNVYLQPSLASQGVKGTVTNALASAFVGSLGGGKSFCNNLLVYYSVLFGGQAVILDPKSERGNWKETLPEIAHEINIVNLTSDKDNAGLLDPFVIMKNVKDAESLAIDILTFLTGISSRDGEKFPVLRKAVRSVTQSDSRGLLHVIDELRREDTPISRNIADHIDSFTDYDFAHLLFSDGTVENAISLDNQLNIIQVADLVLPDKDTTFEEYTTIELLSVSMLIVISTFALDFIHSDRSIFKIVDLDEAWAFLNVAQGETLSNKLVRAGRAMQAGVYFVTQSSGDVSKESLKNNIGLKFAFRSTDINEIKQTLEFFGIDKDDENNQKRLRDLENGQCLLQDLYGRVGVVQIHPVFEELLHAFDTRPPVQRNEVE; encoded by the coding sequence ATGTTCCCGATAAAATATATTGACAATAACCTTGTCTGGAACAAGGACAATGAGGTATTCGCCTACTATGAGCTGATACCGTACAACTATTCTTTCTTATCCGCAGAGCAGAAATTTATCGTGCATGACAGTTTCAGACAGCTCATTGCACAGTCCCGTGAGGGTAAAATTCATGCGTTGCAGATTGCCACAGAAAGCTCCATACGAAGTATGCAGGAGCAGTCAAAGAAACTGGTAACGGGAAAATTAAAGGAAGTTGCCTACCAGAAGATAGACGAACAGACCGAAGCGTTAGTATCTATGATTGGGGACAATCAAGTGGACTACCGCTTTTTTCTTGGCTTTAAGCTCATGGTTACAGAAGAACAGCTTAATCTGAAGAACATCAAAAAATCGGCGTGGCTGACATTCAAGGAATTTCTCCATGAAGTAAACTACACGCTGATGAATGACTTTGTTTCCATGCCGAATGATGAAATCAACCGTTACATGAAAATGGAAAAGTTACTGGAAAATAAAATCTCCCGTCGTTTTAAGGTGCGTCGCTTGGAAATCAACGATTTTGGGTATCTCATGGAACATCTTTACGGCAGGGACGGTATCGCCTATGAAGATTATGAGTACCAGCTACCAAAGAAGAAATTGCAGAAAGAAACGCTGATAAAATACTACGACCTTATCCGTCCGACAAGGTGTGTGATTGAGGAAAGCCAGCGGTATTTACGATTGGAACATGAGGACAAGGAAAGCTATGTGTCCTACTTTACCGTCAATGCGATTGTTGGCGAGCTTGATTTTCCGTCAAGTGAAATCTTTTATTTCCAGCAACAGCAATTCACATTCCCCGTTGATACTTCTATGAATGTAGAAATCGTGGAGAACAGAAAGGCTCTTACCACAGTAAGAAATAAGAAAAAGGAATTGAAAGACCTTGACAATCACGCTTATCAAGCAGGAAGTGAAACCAGCTCAAATGTGGTGGACGCATTAGACAGCGTGGACGAGCTGGAAACCGATTTAGACCAGAGCAAAGAAAGTATGTATAAGTTAAGCTACGTGATACGGGTGTCTGCACCCGATCTTGACGAGCTGAAACGCCGTTGTGATGAAGTCAAGGACTTTTACGATGACCTCAATGTAAAGCTGGTGCGCCCTGCTGGGGATATGCTGGGGCTTCATTCTGAATTTCTTCCAGCCAGCAAGCGATATATCAATGACTATGTGCAGTATGTAAAATCAGACTTCTTGGCAGGGCTTGGCTTTGGAGCGACCCAGCAGTTAGGGGAAACTACGGGTATCTATATGGGCTATTCCGTTGATACGGGAAGAAATGTGTACCTGCAACCGTCTTTAGCTTCGCAGGGCGTAAAAGGCACAGTTACAAATGCCCTTGCTTCTGCTTTTGTCGGTTCGCTTGGCGGTGGAAAGTCGTTCTGCAACAATCTTCTTGTGTATTATTCGGTGTTGTTTGGGGGACAAGCGGTTATCTTAGACCCAAAATCAGAGCGTGGCAACTGGAAAGAAACACTTCCAGAAATCGCCCATGAAATCAATATCGTAAATCTTACCAGCGACAAGGACAATGCAGGACTTCTTGACCCATTCGTGATTATGAAGAATGTTAAGGACGCTGAAAGTCTGGCAATCGACATCTTGACATTCCTTACGGGTATTTCCTCTAGGGACGGCGAAAAATTCCCCGTACTTCGTAAAGCGGTTCGTTCCGTTACCCAGAGCGACAGTCGGGGCTTGCTCCATGTGATAGACGAGCTACGCCGTGAAGATACGCCCATATCAAGAAATATCGCAGACCATATCGACAGCTTCACGGACTACGACTTTGCACATCTGCTGTTTTCGGACGGTACGGTAGAAAATGCTATCAGTCTGGATAACCAGCTCAATATCATTCAAGTAGCCGACCTTGTGTTGCCAGATAAAGACACGACCTTTGAGGAATACACGACCATTGAATTATTGTCGGTGTCTATGCTAATTGTGATTAGCACCTTTGCCCTTGATTTTATCCATTCGGACAGAAGTATTTTTAAGATTGTAGATTTGGACGAAGCATGGGCGTTCTTAAATGTGGCACAAGGGGAAACCTTATCAAATAAGCTTGTTCGTGCTGGACGAGCTATGCAGGCAGGCGTTTATTTTGTTACACAATCTTCTGGCGACGTGTCAAAGGAAAGTCTGAAAAACAATATCGGCTTAAAATTCGCTTTCCGTTCTACTGACATCAACGAGATAAAGCAGACCTTAGAATTTTTCGGTATCGACAAGGACGACGAGAACAACCAGAAACGGCTTCGTGATTTGGAGAACGGACAATGCTTATTGCAGGACTTATACGGGCGTGTCGGTGTGGTGCAGATACACCCCGTCTTTGAAGAACTGCTACACGCCTTTGATACCAGACCGCCCGTACAGAGAAATGAGGTGGAGTGA
- a CDS encoding YdcP family protein: MRLSNGFVIDKEKTFGELKFTAVRDVFLQNEDGTPSTQLKKRIYDLKCSLHGGIIPVSVPPEVPLREFPYNAVVELVNPVADTVSRKTYTGADVDWYVKAEDIVLKNKGNQNVGSPQNHTPQGQPKK, from the coding sequence ATGAGATTATCAAACGGGTTTGTTATTGACAAAGAGAAAACATTTGGAGAATTAAAATTTACAGCGGTGCGTGATGTGTTCTTACAGAATGAGGACGGGACACCGAGTACCCAGCTTAAAAAGCGTATCTATGATTTGAAGTGCAGTTTGCATGGTGGAATTATCCCCGTGTCTGTACCGCCAGAAGTACCGTTAAGAGAATTTCCGTACAATGCAGTTGTGGAGCTTGTCAATCCAGTAGCCGATACGGTATCAAGAAAGACCTATACGGGTGCAGATGTGGACTGGTATGTAAAGGCAGAGGATATTGTATTGAAGAATAAAGGCAATCAAAACGTAGGCAGTCCACAGAACCATACACCGCAGGGACAGCCGAAAAAATAG